One part of the Candidatus Poribacteria bacterium genome encodes these proteins:
- a CDS encoding type II toxin-antitoxin system HicB family antitoxin — protein MRFILTEYVDNAMAMAVYDKLEDGSFVGRIPPCKGVIAFGATLRGCEEELRSTLEDWILVGLKLGHPLPVIAGLDLNAAGFHKEAEEARL, from the coding sequence ATGCGATTCATTCTGACAGAGTATGTGGATAACGCCATGGCGATGGCAGTATATGACAAGCTGGAGGATGGATCGTTCGTGGGTCGAATTCCTCCCTGTAAAGGAGTGATCGCATTTGGAGCCACCCTGAGGGGATGTGAGGAGGAATTGCGTTCCACCTTAGAGGACTGGATTCTGGTTGGGCTCAAGCTGGGCCATCCCTTGCCTGTCATAGCCGGATTGGATTTGAATGCGGCGGGATTTCATAAGGAGGCTGAGGAAGCTCGGCTTTGA